The following coding sequences lie in one Anoplolepis gracilipes chromosome 4, ASM4749672v1, whole genome shotgun sequence genomic window:
- the Para gene encoding sodium voltage-gated channel paralytic isoform X7: MSEDSDSISEEERSLFRPFTRESLAAIEARIAEEEARQRELQQRRAEGEGGYGRKKKKKEVRYDDEDEDEGPQPDPMFEQGGPIPVRMHNDFPPELASTPLEDIDSFYHNQRTFVVISKGKDIFRFSATDAMWMLDPFNPIRRVAIYILVHPLFSLFIITTILVNCILMIMPTTPTIESTEVIFTGIYTFESAVKVMARGFILQPFTYLRDAWNWLDFVVIALAYVTMGIDLGNLAALRTFRVLRALKTVAIVPGLKTIVGAVIESVKNLRDVIILTMFSLSVFALMGLQIYMGVLTQKCIKNFPEDGSWGNFTAENWERFNSNSSNWYVDEAKNMPLCGNSSGAGQCLPGYTCLQGYGENPNYGYTSFDTFGWALLSAFRLMTQDYWENLYQLVLRSAGPWHMLFFIVIIFLGSFYLVNLILAIVAMSYDELQKKAEEEEAAEEEAMREAEEAALAKENKAAAKEAAREAAAAAREAAAVAAEQIVKSPSDFSCHSYELFVGQEKGNDDNNKEKMSIRSIESVSDQRHIKQINNNHSAANKVRKVSAVPRAANGQFTYAYQESLRKASLSLPGSPFNLRRSSRGSHQFTIRNGRGRCFVPPGGDRKPLVLSTYLDAQEHLPYADDSNAVTPMSEENGTIVVPVYYANLGSRHSSYTSHASRLSYTSHGDLAFPGIRGIDSIGKQITKQEQILRNRTNKQTTPANGHVTDTNQKSYHFETDLEDPMGKTKQQDNPFIEPSQQHTVVDMKDVMVLNDIIEQAAGRQSQTPEQGVSTYYFPTDDDEEGPTFKDKLLAGMFRCIDIFCVWDCCWLWLEFQKYVSLLVFDPFVELFITLCIVVNTLFMALDHHDMDKDMERVLKSGNYFFTATFGIEATLKLIAMSPKYYFQEGWNIFDFIIVALSLLELGLEGVQGLSVLRSFRLLRVFKLAKSWPTLNLLISIMGRTVGALGNLTFVLCIIIFIFAVMGMQLFGKNYIDNVHYFPDEELPRWNFTDFMHSFMIVFRVLCGEWIESMWDCMLVGDVSCIPFFLATVVIGNLVVLNLFLALLLSNFGSSNLSAPTADNDTNKIAEAIDRIARFIKWIKRNILYIAKLMRAKLTNQISDQAPDGIDRDGDLDLADGELDAYRDKKSAKELNQLEVAIGDGMEFTIHGDLKNKLKRGKLCMNNTKVIANSINHHDYRLDNDYINQNEDDTISNKSYGSHKNRAFKDESHKGSMDSLNGEEKKDASKEDLEQEEDLEDEGEEGDELDVDIIHADEDPIQSNYPSDCCPENCYKKFPFLAGDDDAPFWQGWANLRLKTFRLIENKYFETAVITMILLSSLALALEDVHLQQRPVLQDILYYMDRIFTVIFFLEMLIKWLALGFRKYFTNAWCWLDFIIVMLSLINLGAVWAGAADIPAFRSMRTLRALRPLRAVSRWEGMRVVVNALVQAIPSIFNVLLVCLIFWLIFAIMGVQLFAGKYYKCVDVNKTTLSYEIIPDRNACFAENYTWENSPMNFDHVGKAYLCLFQVATFKGWIQIMNDAIDSREVGKQPIRETNIYMYLYFVFFIIFGSFFTLNLFIGVIIDNFNEQKKKAGGSLEMFMTEDQKKYYNAMKKMGNKKPLKAIPRPRWRPQAIVFEIVTDKKFDMIIMLFIGLNMLTMTLDHYQQTATFSNVLDYLNMIFIVIFTSECLMKIFALRYHYFKEPWNLFDFVVVILSILGLVLSDIIEKYFVSPTLLRVVRVAKVGRVLRLVKGAKGIRTLLFALAMSLPALFNICLLLFLVMFIFAIFGMSFFMHVKDKSGLDDVYNFKTFGQSMILLFQMSTSAGWDGVLDGIINEEDCQEPNNEIGYPGNCGSSTIGIAYLLSYLVISFLIVINMYIAVILENYSQATEDVQEGLTDDDYDMYYEIWQQFDPDGTQYIRYDQLSEFLDVLEPPLQIHKPNKYKIVSMDIPICKGDLMFCVDILDALTKDFFARKGNPIEETGDLGEVQARPDEVGYEPVSSTLWRQREEYCARLIQNAWRKHKQQRLGGPSEESDDPDTDLCVRQTKVLVESDGYVTKNGHRVVIHSRSPSVTSRTADV, translated from the exons GTACGATAtgacgacgaggacgaggacgaagGTCCTCAGCCGGATCCGATGTTCGAGCAGGGAGGGCCGATTCCGGTCCGAATGCACAACGACTTTCCACCCGAGTTGGCCTCCACACCTCTCGAGGATATCGATAGCTTCTACCACAATCAAAGG ACCTTCGTCGTCATTAGCAAAGGAAAGGACATATTCAGGTTTTCAGCAACGGACGCGATGTGGATGCTCGATCCGTTCAACCCAATACGGCGTGTGGCCATTTACATATTGGTTCACCCGCTCTTTTCCCTTTTCATCATCACCACGATATTGGTTAACTGTATACTTATGATCATGCCCACTACGCCCACCATCGAGTCCACCGA AGTGATATTTACGGGCATCTACACATTTGAGTCCGCCGTTAAGGTGATGGCGAGGGGTTTCATTCTGCAGCCTTTTACCTATCTTAGAGATGCATGGAATTGGCTCGACTTCGTAGTTATAGCTTTAGC TTATGTGACGATGGGCATAGATCTAGGCAACCTTGCCGCTCTCAGGACATTTCGAGTCCTCCGAGCCTTGAAGACTGTCGCTATTGTACCAG GTCTGAAAACCATTGTCGGCGCTGTGATAGAATCCGTGAAGAACCTGCGCGATGTGATAATCCTGACGATGTTCTCCCTCTCCGTCTTTGCGCTTATGGGCCTTCAGATTTACATGGGGGTCCTCACGCAAAAGTGTATAAAAAACTTTCCTGAGGACGGCTCCTGGGGTAATTTCACCGCCGAGAATTGGGAGCGATTCAATAGTAACTCAA GTAATTGGTACGTGGACGAGGCCAAAAATATGCCCTTATGCGGAAATTCATCGGGGGCGGG GCAGTGCCTTCCCGGCTACACGTGTTTACAAGGATATGGCGAGAATCCGAATTACGGTTACACGAGCTTCGATACTTTCGGCTGGGCGTTGCTCTCCGCTTTCCGTCTCATGACTCAGGATTATTGGGAAAATCTGTATCAACTGGTATTGAGATCAGCTGGACCGTGGCACATGCTCTTCTTCATCGTCATCATCTTCCTCGGATCCTTCTATCTCGTCAACTTGATTCTCGCTATTGTCGCGATGTCGTACGACGAGTTGCAAAAGAAGGCCGAAGAGGAAGAGGCTGCCGAGGAAGAAGCTATGAGA GAAGCCGAGGAAGCTGCACTGGCGAAGGAGAACAAGGCTGCAGCAAAAGAGGCAGCACGAGAGGCCGCCGCAGCCGCGAGGGAAGCCGCAGCGGTGGCTGCCGAACAGATTGTCAAGTCCCCATCGGATTTTTCGTGTCACAGTTACGAGCTGTTCGTCGGCCAGGAGAAGGGTAACGACGACAACAACAAGGAGAAGATGAGCATACGTTCAATCGAGTCCGTCAGCGATCAGAGGCACATCAAGCAGATCAACAACAACCACAGCGCTGCCAATAAAGTGCGAAAAGTCAGCGCC gTCCCTCGCGCCGCTAATGGCCAGTTTACTTATGCCTACCAGGAAAGTCTGCGGAAG GCGAGCCTGAGCCTACCCGGCTCACCGTTCAATCTGCGACGCAGCAGCCGTGGCAGCCACCAATTTACAATACGCAATGGTCGCGGTCGATGCTTCGTCCCCCCGGGCGGTGACCGGAAGCCCCTCGTGCTGTCAACGTACCTGGACGCCCAGGAGCATCTACCCTACGCCGACGACTCGAACGCGGTCACGCCTATGTCCGAGGAGAACGGCACGATCGTGGTGCCGGTGTACTATGCGAATCTCGGCTCCCGTCACTCGTCGTACACCTCCCACGCCTCGCGGCTCTCCTACACGTCCCACGGCGACCTGGCGTTCCCCGGTATCCGCGGCATCGACAGCATCGGCAAACAGATCACCAAGCAGGAGCAGATCCTCAGGAATCGCACCAACAAACAGACGACGCCTGCCAACGGCCATGTTACCGACACCAATCAGAAGTCCTATCACTTT GAAACCGATCTGGAGGATCCCATGGGCAAGACCAAGCAACAAGACAATCCGTTTATCGAGCCGTCTCAGCAGCACACGGTGGTCGACATGAAGG ACGTGATGGTGTTAAACGACATCATCGAGCAGGCTGCCGGTCGCCAGAGTCAGACGCCGGAGCAAGGAG TTTCGACCTATTACTTTCCGACAGACGACGATGAAGAAGGGCCTACGTTCAAGGACAAGTTATTGGCCGGAATGTTCCGTTGTATCGACATCTTTTGCGTCTGGGACTGCTGCTGGCTCTGGCTCGAGTTTCAAAAGTACGTGTCCTTGTTGGTCTTTGATCCGTTCGTAGAACTCTTCATCACGCTCTGCATCGTCGTCAATACGCTCTTCATGGCGTTGGATCACCACGATATGGACAAAGATATGGAGAGAGTTCTCAAATCTGGCAATTAC TTCTTCACCGCAACATTCGGTATCGAAGCCACTCTGAAGTTGATAGCGATGAgtccaaaatattattttcaagaagGCTGGAACATCTTTGACTTTATAATCGTCGCTCTTTCACTTCTGGAGTTGGGTCTGGAAGGTGTACAAGGTCTATCGGTATTACGATCATTCAGATTG CTAAGAGTGTTCAAGTTGGCTAAATCGTGGCCTACGCTGAATCTGCTAATCTCCATCATGGGCAGAACGGTGGGTGCGCTGGGTAATTTGACGTTCGTATTGTGCATCATTATCTTCATCTTCGCCGTGATGGGTATGCAGCTTTTCGGCAAGAATTACATCGACAACGTTCACTACTTCCCGGACGAGGAGTTGCCCAGATGGAACTTTACCGATTTCATGCACTCTTTCATGATCGTTTTCCGAGTACTATGCGGAGAGTGGATTGAGTCTATGTGGGATTGCATGCTGGTGGGCGATGTCTCTTGTATACCATTCTTCTTAGCTACCGTCGTCATCGGTAACTTGGTC GTCCTGAACCTCTTCTTAGCTCTGTTGCTCAGCAACTTTGGCTCGTCAAATCTGTCAGCCCCGACCGCGGACAACGACACGAACAAGATCGCGGAGGCGATCGATCGCATAGCGCGTTTCATTAAGTGGATCAAGCgaaatattctttacattGCTAAATTGATGCGAGCCAAACTCACCAATCAGATATCCGATCAGGCGCCAG ATGGGATTGATCGCGATGGGGACCTAGATCTTGCAGATGGCGAATTGGATGCGTACAGAGACAAGAAGAGCGCCAAAGAGCTCAACCAGCTTGAAGTAGCCATTGGCGATGGGATGGAGTTCACCATTCACG GAGATTTGAAGAACAAGCTGAAGAGAGGCAAGCTGTGCATGAACAATACAAAGGTTATCGCGAATTCAATTAATCACCACGATTATAGACTCGACAACGATTATATTAATCAGAACGAGGATGACACCATCAG TAATAAATCATACGGCAGCCACAAAAACCGGGCATTTAAGGACGAAAGTCACAAAGGCAGTATGGACTCGTTGAATGGCGAGGAGAAGAAAGATGCCAGCAAAGAAGATTTGGAGCAGGAAGAAG ATCTAGAAGACGAGGGCGAAGAAGGTGACGAGCTCGACGTCGACATCATACACGCGGACGAAGATCCCATTCAATCGAATTATCCTTCCGACTGCTGTCCGGAAAATTGCTACAAGAAATTCCCATTCCTGGCCGGTGATGACGACGCTCCGTTTTGGCAAGGTTGGGCGAACCTGCGATTAAAGACCTTCCGGCTGATCGAGAACAAGTACTTCGAGACTGCCGTCATCACCATGATCCTTCTGAGTAGCTTGGCCTTG GCTTTGGAGGACGTTCATCTGCAACAACGACCTGTCCTACAGGACATATTGTATTACATGGACCGAATATTCACTGTGATATTCTTCCTCGAGATGTTGATCAAGTGGCTGGCTCTAGGATTTAGGAAGTATTTCACAAACGCCTGGTGCTGGCTCGACTTCATCATCGTCATG CTATCACTGATCAACTTGGGCGCAGTCTGGGCCGGCGCAGCCGACATCCCGGCCTTCCGTTCCATGAGAACACTGAGGGCCCTGAGACCTTTACGAGCAGTCTCACGGTGGGAGGGCATGAGA GTAGTCGTTAATGCCTTGGTCCAAGCCATTCCATCTATCTTCAACGTGTTGCTGGTATGCCTTATTTTCTGGCTTATATTCGCTATCATGGGAGTACAGCTATTCGCTGGCAAATATTACAAG TGCGTCGACGTGAACAAGACGACACTCAGCTACGAGATAATACCAGATCGGAACGCCTGCTTCGCAGAGAATTACACGTGGGAGAACTCACCAATGAATTTCGATCACGTCGGGAAAGCATATCTGTGCCTATTCCAAGTGGCGACTTTCAAAGGGTGGATCCAAATCATGAATGACGCGATCGATTCCAGGGAG gTCGGCAAGCAGCCGATTCGCGAAACAAACATTTACATGTACCTCTACTTCgtgtttttcattatatttggATCGTTTTTTACCCTCAACCTATTCATTGGTGTGATCATCGACAACTTTAACGAGCAAAAGAAGAAGGCTGGCGGATCCCTCGAGATGTTCATGACAGAAGATCAGAAGAAATATTACAACGCCATGAAGAAAATGGGCAATAAGAAGCCTCTGAAAGCCATTCCTCGACCGAgg TGGCGACCGCAGGCGATAGTGTTTGAAATAGTGACGGACAAAAAGTTCGATATGATAATCATGCTGTTCATTGGGCTAAACATGCTCACGATGACGTTGGACCATTATCAACAAACCGCAACGTTCAGCAATGTTCTGGACTATCTCAACATGATATTCATTGTGATATTCACCAGCGAGTGTCTCATGAAGATCTTCGCTCTGCGCTACCACTACTTCAAGGAGCCATGGAACCTCTTTGATTTTGTTGTTgttatattgtcaatattag GTCTGGTGCTCAGCgacattattgaaaaatatttcgtatcgCCGACTTTGCTTCGTGTAGTGAGAGTGGCGAAGGTCGGTCGTGTGCTTCGACTCGTGAAAGGTGCCAAGGGTATCCGAACTCTTCTCTTCGCCCTGGCGATGTCGTTGCCGGCCCTCTTTAATATTTGCCTACTGCTGTTTTTGGTGATGTTTATCTTCGCGATATTCGGAATGTCTTTCTTCATGCACGTCAAAGACAAGAGCGGACTCGACGACGTGTACAATTTCAAAACGTTTGGACAGTCCATGATACTGCTATTTCAG atGTCGACATCGGCCGGTTGGGACGGTGTTCTCGACGGTATAATAAACGAGGAGGACTGCCAGGAGCCGAACAACGAGATCGGCTACCCGGGCAACTGCGGCTCCTCGACGATCGGGATCGCTTATCTGCTCTCGTATCTCGTCATCAGCTTCCTGATCGTCATCAACATGTACATCGCCGTGATTCTCGAGAATTACTCGCAGGCCACCGAAGACGTGCAGGAGGGCCTGACGGACGACGACTATGACATGTACTACGAGATTTGGCAGCAGTTCGATCCGGACGGCACGCAGTACATCAGATACGACCAGCTGTCGGAGTTTCTTGATGTATTGGAACCCCCGTTGCAGATACATAAGCCCAATAAATACAAGATCGTGTCGATGGATATCCCCATATGTAAGGGTGACCTTATGTTTTGCGTGGATATCCTCGACGCCCTCACCAAGGACTTTTTCGCACGGAAGGGAAATCCAATCGAAGAGACGGGCGATTTAGGCGAGGTCCAGGCACGGCCCGACGAAGTCGGCTACGAGCCGGTCTCATCCACCCTGTGGCGGCAGCGCGAGGAATATTGCGCTCGTCTTATACAGAATGCCTGGAGGAAGCACAAGCAGCAACGGCTTGGCGGGCCGAGCGAGGAGAGCGACGATCCGGACACGGATCTGTGCGTACGGCAGACCAAGGTGCTGGTCGAGAGCGACGGTTACGTCACGAAGAACGGTCATCGCGTTGTCATACACAGCCGATCGCCGAGTGTCACTTCGAGAACCGCGGACGTCTGA